In one window of Streptomyces roseofulvus DNA:
- a CDS encoding phosphoribosylanthranilate isomerase, with translation MFVKVCGLATTADIDVAAEAGADAVGLVISGTSVRGLDRDRVPALVAHVPDGVVSVLVVNDTPAAEAARIAADLGFDALQLHGRAYGRAEFEAAAEVFPHLWRATALADGPDTRVGALGEEILLLDSPRAGSGSRWDLSLLDTARPEGHWLLAGGLAPGNVAEAIATARPWGVDVSSGVESAPGVKDHDLIRAFVAAAKAGPPAQPSDVSARQ, from the coding sequence GTGTTCGTCAAGGTGTGCGGGCTCGCCACGACCGCCGACATCGACGTGGCCGCCGAGGCGGGCGCGGACGCGGTCGGCCTGGTGATCAGCGGGACCAGTGTCCGGGGGCTCGACCGGGACCGGGTGCCGGCGCTCGTCGCGCACGTGCCGGACGGCGTCGTGTCGGTGCTCGTCGTCAACGACACCCCGGCCGCCGAGGCCGCCCGGATCGCCGCCGACCTCGGCTTCGACGCGCTGCAGCTGCACGGACGCGCCTACGGCCGCGCCGAGTTCGAGGCCGCCGCCGAGGTCTTCCCGCACCTGTGGCGGGCGACCGCGCTCGCCGACGGGCCCGACACCCGGGTGGGCGCGCTGGGCGAGGAGATCCTGCTGCTCGACTCGCCCAGGGCGGGCTCCGGTTCGCGCTGGGACCTCTCGCTCCTGGACACGGCCCGCCCGGAGGGCCACTGGCTCCTCGCCGGCGGCCTCGCCCCGGGCAACGTCGCCGAGGCCATCGCCACCGCCCGCCCCTGGGGCGTCGACGTCTCCAGCGGCGTCGAGTCCGCGCCCGGCGTGAAGGACCACGACCTGATCCGCGCCTTCGTCGCGGCGGCGAAGGCCGGGCCGCCCGCTCAACCCTCGGACGTCTCCGCACGTCAGTAG
- a CDS encoding ketopantoate reductase family protein, translated as MKILVVGAGATGGYFGTMLARSGQDVTFLVRPARAAALRAGGLRVVGRDEEWVLDAPRLVTAGEGPSGGPYDLVLLGVKATALDAALTDLAPFVGPGTAVLPLLNGLAHLDALEARFGAGAVLGGVAKVVTVLDDTGAIRRLAPLAHLALGERDGTVSPRVKEIRTVLEEAGIDAPVPASIVTAMWHKWVFITTFGAVTSLMRGTVGEVYDTPGGPELGPAVLAEAAAVAAAAGHPVPEEERAATLAVVSASGSPMVPSLYRDLTAGRATEVEHLFGDLTARARALGVPTPLLDLATLHLRVHQRRIDATGSGQ; from the coding sequence ATGAAGATCCTCGTCGTCGGCGCCGGTGCCACCGGTGGCTACTTCGGCACGATGCTGGCCCGCTCCGGGCAGGACGTCACCTTCCTGGTCCGCCCCGCCCGCGCGGCGGCGCTGCGCGCGGGCGGGCTGCGGGTGGTGGGCCGGGACGAGGAGTGGGTGCTCGACGCGCCCCGGCTCGTCACGGCCGGCGAGGGGCCGTCCGGAGGCCCGTACGACCTCGTCCTGCTCGGCGTGAAGGCGACGGCCCTCGACGCGGCCCTGACCGACCTGGCCCCGTTCGTGGGGCCGGGGACGGCGGTGCTGCCGCTGCTCAACGGCCTGGCCCACCTCGACGCGCTGGAGGCCCGGTTCGGCGCCGGAGCCGTCCTCGGCGGCGTCGCGAAGGTGGTCACGGTGCTCGACGACACCGGCGCGATCCGGCGCCTCGCGCCGCTGGCGCACCTGGCCCTCGGCGAGCGGGACGGCACGGTGTCGCCGCGCGTGAAGGAGATCCGTACCGTCCTGGAGGAGGCCGGGATCGACGCGCCCGTGCCCGCGTCGATCGTCACCGCGATGTGGCACAAGTGGGTCTTCATCACCACCTTCGGCGCGGTGACCAGCCTGATGCGGGGCACGGTCGGCGAGGTGTACGACACCCCCGGCGGGCCGGAGCTGGGCCCCGCGGTGCTCGCGGAGGCGGCGGCGGTCGCCGCGGCGGCCGGACACCCGGTGCCGGAGGAGGAGCGGGCGGCGACGCTCGCGGTGGTCTCGGCGTCCGGCTCGCCGATGGTGCCCTCGCTCTACCGGGACCTGACGGCGGGCCGCGCCACCGAGGTCGAGCACCTCTTCGGGGACCTCACCGCGCGGGCGCGCGCCCTGGGCGTGCCGACCCCGCTGCTCGACCTGGCCACCCTCCACCTGCGGGTGCACCAGCGGCGGATCGACGCCACCGGGAGCGGTCAGTAG